In Vanessa atalanta chromosome 3, ilVanAtal1.2, whole genome shotgun sequence, one genomic interval encodes:
- the LOC125077001 gene encoding uncharacterized protein LOC125077001 isoform X2, translated as MKTVNNVKSNINESEFNMLQLKVRSAPIQLSSEPSEKILKEQFSAPSYLQSLRENLAPPFKVPVKEEKPRLLIGRIVTENDVIEMIAAENTDPNKGLDKYLGLTRWSRGV; from the exons ATGAAAACTGTTAACAACGTTAAGTCGAACATTAATGAGTCTGAATTCAATATGCTACAATTAAAAGTTAGATCTGCACCAATACAACTTTCATCTGAACCTTCtgaaaaaattttgaaagagCAGTTTTCTGCTCCGTCTTATTTACAATCATTAAGAGAAAATTTAGCTCCACCATTCAAGGTACCGGTAAAAGAAGAGAAACCGCGCCTTTTAATTGGTAGAATAGTAACCGAAAATGATGTGATTGAAATGATAGCTGCAGAGAACACTGATCCTAACAAAGGTTTGGACAAATATTTAG gaCTCACCAGATGGTCAAGAGGTGTTTGA
- the LOC125077001 gene encoding uncharacterized protein LOC125077001 isoform X1 — protein sequence MKTVNNVKSNINESEFNMLQLKVRSAPIQLSSEPSEKILKEQFSAPSYLQSLRENLAPPFKVPVKEEKPRLLIGRIVTENDVIEMIAAENTDPNKGLDKYLGNFLVQKKILLNDSLSEKYFLISLLKECLNYSAHRDFSASKLACFITIYLATHNYFKWYYWMPPTTVWNYFKEIMIRHTIEDSPDGQEVFEPEECYDILSHFHIIYLTNLPLIHILTFRVHRLKLLWPFKLK from the exons ATGAAAACTGTTAACAACGTTAAGTCGAACATTAATGAGTCTGAATTCAATATGCTACAATTAAAAGTTAGATCTGCACCAATACAACTTTCATCTGAACCTTCtgaaaaaattttgaaagagCAGTTTTCTGCTCCGTCTTATTTACAATCATTAAGAGAAAATTTAGCTCCACCATTCAAGGTACCGGTAAAAGAAGAGAAACCGCGCCTTTTAATTGGTAGAATAGTAACCGAAAATGATGTGATTGAAATGATAGCTGCAGAGAACACTGATCCTAACAAAGGTTTGGACAAATATTTAG GTAATTTTCTTGTACAAAAGAAGATACTATTAAATGATTCAttatcagaaaaatattttctcataagTTTATTGAAAGAGTGCTTAAATTATTCAGCACATCGTGACTTCTCCGCATCTAAACTAGCATGCTTCATTACTATTTATTTGGCTacccataattattttaaatggtacTACTGGATGCCACCGACTACTGTATGGaactattttaaagaaattatgatAAGGCATACAATAgag gaCTCACCAGATGGTCAAGAGGTGTTTGAACCGGAGGAATGCTATGATATACTCTCACACTTTCATATAATCTACCTCACCAACTTACCTCTTATACACATCCTGACATTTAGAGTTCACCGACTAAAGCTTTTATGGCCATTCAAGCTTAAAtga
- the LOC125077002 gene encoding anaphase-promoting complex subunit 13 gives MDSKYRRNGRLIDIVDEEWKAEQLPDEDIQVPLEELPDPEADSADSHLTLKEQSMRWQENFPEPASSNQN, from the coding sequence ATGGATAGCAAGTACCGTCGGAATGGTCGCCTCATAGATATAGTAGATGAGGAATGGAAAGCAGAACAATTGCCTGACGAGGACATTCAGGTTCCTCTAGAAGAACTACCTGACCCTGAGGCTGACAGTGCAGACTCTCATCTCACTCTCAAAGAACAGAGTATGCGGTGGCAGGAGAACTTCCCAGAACCCGCTAGCAGTAATCAAAACTAG
- the LOC125077383 gene encoding ras-related protein Rab-5B, which produces MATNRSGAAQRPNGAPQTKVCQFKLVLLGESAVGKSSLVLRFVKGQFHEYQESTIGAAFLTQTLCLDDTTVKFEIWDTAGQERYHSLAPMYYRGAQAAIVVYDITNQDTFGRAKNWVKELQRQASPSIVIALAGNKSDLAAKRMVEFEEAQAYADENGLLFMETSAKTAMNVNDIFLAIANKLPKSESAGGGAAGGARRLNDADAPRASSCCK; this is translated from the exons ATGGCAACAAACAGAAGCGGGGCGGCTCAAAGGCCGAACGGCGCGCCACAAACTAAGGTGTGCCAGTTCAAACTGGTGTTGCTGGGCGAGTCCGCTGTCGGTAAATCATCGCTAGTGCTACGATTCGTGAAGGGTCAGTTCCACGAGTACCAGGAGAGCACCATAGGTGCCGCATTCCTTACGCAAACACTGTGCCTCGACGACACCACTGTCAAGTTCGAGATATGGGATACGGCGGGACAGGAGAG GTATCACAGCTTAGCGCCCATGTACTACAGGGGCGCGCAGGCGGCGATCGTAGTATATGACATCACTAAtcag GACACATTCGGTCGCGCCAAGAACTGGGTGAAGGAGCTGCAGCGGCAGGCGTCTCCGTCCATCGTGATCGCGCTGGCGGGCAACAAGAGCGACCTGGCCGCCAAGCGCATGGTGGAATTCGAAGAGGCGCAGGCCTACGCCGACGAGAACGGACTGCTGTTCATGGAGACCAGCGCCAAGACGGCCATGAACGTTAATGATATATTCCTAGCTATCG CGAACAAGTTACCAAAGAGCGAgagcgcgggcggcggcgcggcgggcggcgcgcgccgCCTCAACGACGCCGACGCGCCGCGCGCCTCGTCGTGCTGCAAGTGA
- the LOC125077209 gene encoding pre-mRNA-splicing factor CWC22 homolog gives MDQSNDNKRKKEKYNESEYYRKDSRSKKRRSRSRSRSPRDRTEKDSRRKRRHSRSKSPYVPNKQDKRRDDAPKESKSMPAKKAKETDMLNTRTGGAYIPPARLRMMQAQITDKSSVAYQRLAWEALKKSIHGHINKINVGNIGIIIKELLKENIVRGRGLLSRSVIQAQAASPTFTNVYAALVSAVNSRFPNIGELLLKRLVIQFKRGFKRNDKPICISSATFIAHLVNQRVAHEILALELLTLLVETPTDDSVEVAIAFLKECGQKLTEVSSKGVNAIFEMLRNILHEGQLDKRVQYMIEVMFQVWKDGFKDHPAVLEELELVPEEEQFTHLLMLDDATDSQDILNVFKFDDKYEENEQKYKALSNEILGSDAESDDEDGSGESGSDESDDEEAEKGKEVTIIDNTETNLIALRRTIYLTINSSLDFEECAHKLMKMQLKPGQEIELCHMFLDCCAEQRTYEKFYGLLAQRFCNINRIYIGPFEEIFKDSYSTAHRLDTNRLRNVSKFFAHLLFTDSISWEVLECVKLNEEDTTSSSRIYIKILFQELAEYMGLKKLNDRLKDPTLQQAFSGVFPRDNPKNTRFSINFFTSIGLGGLTDELREHLKQMPKNVPPPITEIKLDSESSSDSSSSSSSDSSSSSSSDSSSSDSEEENKQKEKKRKKKNSKNKSPAPEVPNKDMDKVERWGHDGFYETYGSNARRNDSRSDRDKNNFGQPRSDDQRRKDYNDRRNVGREEPESDRRREDRGRRDTETDGKEMEKSYRRDGRYREDTRNHRNYEEDTDRRRNKTYEEDTNRRRNKNHDDDRDRGRNKKYEEEVEKRRNKNNDGDLDKRKNNTNEEDSDKRRNKNNDEYRDRRRNRNDDDDDIDRRRNKNTDEDLDRRRNKNNDEDLDRRRNKNNDEDLDRRRNKNNDEELDRRRNKNNDEDLDRRRNKNNDENLENRSNKNNDEGMDRRRNKDDEDVDRRRNKNDQDLDRRSNKKYEEEIGKKNDRESRQHRDERNNKEREHERESIQSREEQSRYKQRKAEEDGQRDRNEIGRTEVKEDKRKKIYDDKDKNSSSSNDEDYNSRKREKDRKDGNEKEYRKDSSNGKKSKKHNKEKKKGKTNSRDSSESATGSESDESTKQNDLGGRYWDNFDIETRLNDKEREKLEGRTPERAEKEYERRRER, from the exons ATGGATCAAAGTAACGACAATAAacgtaaaaaagaaaaatacaatgaGAGTGAATACTATAGAAAAGATTCAAGATCCAAAAAGCGTCGGTCGAGATCTCGTTCTCGATCTCCAAGGGATAGAACTGAAAAGGATTCTCGACGTAAAAGAAGACACTCTCGATCGAAATCCCCCTATGTCCCGAATAAACAAGACAAACGGCGTGATGACGCGCCAAAAGAAAGCAAATCAATGCCAGCAAAAAAAGCTAAAGAAACCGACATGCTTAACACAAGAACTGGTGGCGCGTACATTCCTCCCGCGCGTCTGCGAATGATGCAAGCTCAAATCACCGACAAATCGTCCGTCGCCTATCAAAGGCTTGCATGGGAAGCTCTCAAAAAATCTATCCACGGACACATTAACAAGATTAACGTTGGTAACATTGGCATTATTATTAAAGAGCTCTTAAAAGAGAATATAGTTAGAGGGCGTGGTTTACTCAGTAGGTCGGTGATCCAAGCTCAAGCAGCATCACCAACCTTTACTAATGTTTATGCTGCCTTGGTATCAGCAGTCAATTCACGCTTCCCTAACATAGGAGAGTTGTTGTTAAAAAGACTAGTAATACAGTTCAAGAGAGGTTTCAAGCGAAATGATAAGCCTATATGTATTTCATCAGCTACTTTTATTGCTCACCTTGTAAACCAAAGAGTTGCACATGAAATTTTAGCTTTAGAGCTATTAACATTGCTCGTAGAAACACCAACAGATGACTCTGTGGAGGTTGCAATAGCATTTTTGAAGGAGTGCGGACAGAAACTCACAGAGGTCTCTTCCAAGGGTGTTAATGCCATTTTTGAgatgttaagaaatattttacacgaGGGCCAGTTGGATAAGAGAGTGCAATACATGATTGAAGTCATGTTTCAAGTTTGGAAAGATGGGTTCAAGGACCATCCAGCAGTTTTAGAGGAGTTGGAACTGGTGCCTGAAGAGGAACAGTTCACTCATCTTTTGATGTTGGATGATGCAACAGATTCACAGGATATCCTGA atGTATTCAAGTTTGATGACAAGTATGAAGAAAATGAACAAAAGTACAAAGCACTCAGTAACGAAATCCTAGGATCTGATGCCGAGTCTGATGATGAAGATGGTTCTGGTGAATCTGGAAGCGATGAGTCTGATGATGAGGAAGCAGAAAAAGGGAAAGAGGTCACTATTATTGATAACACTGAGACAAATCTTATTGCTTTAAGAAGAACTATATATTTGACTATCAATTCAAGTTTGGATTTTGAGGAATGTGCTCACAAATTGATGAAAATGCAGCTGAAACCAGGACAGGAAATTGAACTTTGTCACATGTTCCTTGATTGTTGCGCTGAACAGAGAACTTACGAAAAATTTTATGGACTTCTGGCTCAAAGATTTTGTAACATCAATCGGATTTATATTGGTCCATTCGAAGAAATATTCAAAGATTCTTACTCTACAGCTCATAGATTGGACACAAACCGCCTCAGAAATGTGAGCAAGTTTTTTGCTCATCTATTATTTACTGATTCAATAAGCTGGGAAGTTTTGGAATGTGTTAAACTCAATGAAGAGGACACAACAAGTTCGagtagaatttatattaaaatattgttccaaGAGTTGGCTGAATATATGGGCTTGAAGAAACTCAATGATCGCTTAAAGGACCC AACATTGCAGCAAGCATTCTCTGGTGTATTCCCTAGAGATAATCCTAAGAATACAAGATTTTCTATCAACTTTTTCACTTCAATTGGTCTTGGAGGTCTCACAGATGAGTTAAGGGAACATTTGAAACAAATGCCAAAG AATGTACCACCGCCGATAACAGAAATCAAACTGGATAGTGAGTCTAGTTCCGATTCCAGCTCCAGTTCAAGTTCAGACAGCTCATCCTCATCATCTAGTGACTCAAGTTCAAGTG attctgaagaagaaaataaacaaaaggagaagaaacgaaaaaagaaaaacagCAAAAATAAATCTCCTGCACCGGAGGTTCCTAATAAAGATATGGACAAGGTTGAAAGATGGGGGCATGATGGTTTCTATGAGACGTATGGCTCTAATGCTAGAAGAAATGATTCAAGATCTGAtagagataaaaataactttggaCAACCTAGAAGCGATGATCAAAGGCGGAAAGATTACAATGATCGAAGGAATGTCGGACGTGAAGAACCTGAAAGCGATAGAAGACGTGAAGATCGTGGGCGTCGGGATACTGAAACGGATGGGAAAGAAATGGAAAAATCTTATCGAAGAGATGGTAGATATCGTGAAGATACCAGAAACCACAGAAATTATGAAGAAGATACAGACAGAAGAAGGAATAAAACGTATGAAGAAGATACAAACAGAAGGAGAAATAAGAATCATGATGATGATAGAGATAGAgggcgaaataaaaaatatgaggaAGAAGTAGAAAAAAGGAGGAACAAGAATAATGATGGAGACCTAGACAAAAGAAAGAATAATACCAATGAAGAAGATTCAGACAaaagaagaaacaaaaataatgatgaatataGAGACAGAAGAAGAAATaggaatgatgatgatgacgatataGATAGAAGAAGGAATAAGAATACTGATGAAGATCTAGACAGAAGgagaaataagaataatgatGAAGATCTAGACAGGAGgagaaataagaataatgatGAAGATCTAGACAGGAGgagaaataagaataatgatGAAGAACTAGACAGGAGgagaaataagaataatgatGAAGATCTAGACAGAaggagaaacaaaaataatgatgaaaattTGGAAAATAGAAGCAATAAGAACAATGATGAAGGTATGGATAGAAGGAGGAATAAGGATGATGAAGATGTAGATAGAAGGAGGAATAAGAATGATCAAGACCTAGACAGAAGAAGTAATAAAAAGTATGAGGAAGAAATAGGTAAAAAGAACGATAGAGAATCTCGGCAACACCGAGATGAACGTAATAATAAAGAAAGAGAACATGAGCGTGAGAGCATTCAAAGTCGCGAGGAACAATCTCGTTATAAACAAAGAAAAGCTGAAGAAGACGGACAAAGAGATCGTAACGAGATCGGTCGGACTGAGGTCAAAGAAgacaaacgtaaaaaaatatatgatgacaaAGATAAAAATAGCTCCAGTAGCAATGATGAAGATTACAATAGTCGGAAGCGCGAAAAAGATAGAAAAGATGGCAACGAAAAGGAATACAGAAAGGATAGTTCGAATGGTAAGAAGAGTAAAAAGCacaataaagaaaagaaaaaaggcAAAACCAATTCACGTGATAGTAGTGAATCTGCCACAGGTTCTGAAAGTGACGAAAgtacaaaacaaaatgatttGGGAGGACGTTACTGGGATAATTTTGACATAGAAACACGACTCAATGATAAAGAAAGAGAAAAACTTGAAGGTAGAACTCCAGAAAGGGCTGAAAAGGAATATGAAAGGAGGCGTGAACGGTAG
- the LOC125077000 gene encoding rRNA-processing protein UTP23 homolog, with protein sequence MKITRYKKVQKYLKFYYNNYGFHQPYQVLIDGTFCFSAFKEHINIRDQLSKYLNGSVKLLTTRCIIKETEKISKKTQGALTILKQFGIHECDHEEAVSGSKCILTMIGKKNLKHYILATQDRDLQEKMRLKPGIPLLYLHSKSPTLEKPSKASYGKAGSTLENNQFMFISETQNEILKNMKEALGVEKVEEKNTIRKKKLKNPNPLSCKKKKKKPAMKNNISGGSVIDGKVKKRKKSKPKKDLLQSIAK encoded by the exons ATGAAGATAACAAGATACAAGAAAgttcaaaaatatcttaaattttactataacaaCTATGGTTTTCATCAACCTTATCAAGTATTGATCGACGGTACCTTCTGTTTTTCTGCTTTTAAA GAACACATAAATATAAGAGACCAACTCTCAAAATATCTAAATGGAAGTGTCAAATTATTAACAACAAGGTGTATTATTAAAGAGACTGAAAAGATTTCCAAAAAGACACAAGGAGCTCtaactattttaaaacagtttgGCATTCATGAATGTGACCATGAAGAAGCTGTCTCTGGCTCAAAATGCATATTGACTATGATAGGAAAAAAGAATCTTAAACATTACATTCTGGCCACGCAAGACAGAGACTTACAAGAGAAAATGAGATTAAAACCAGGGATACCGTTACTCTATTTACATAGTAAATCTCCTACACTTGAGAAACCATCAAAAGCAAGCTACGGTAAAGCTGGTTCCACATTGGAAAACAACCAATTTATGTTCATAAGTGAAactcaaaatgaaatattaaagaatatgaAAGAAGCTCTAGGAGTTGAAAAGGTGGaagaaaaaaataccataaGAAAGAAAAAACTCAAAAACCCTAACCCATTATcatgtaaaaagaaaaagaaaaagccagctatgaaaaataatataagtggtGGTAGTGTAATTGATGGCAAAgtaaagaaaagaaagaaatctAAACCCAAAAAAGATCTGTTACAAAGTATtgctaaataa